A portion of the Mesobacillus sp. AQ2 genome contains these proteins:
- a CDS encoding bifunctional UDP-sugar hydrolase/5'-nucleotidase encodes MTKLTIIQQNDTHGSLYLHDELFWKNNQPELSKTGGLPRIAKYIKNLKSQKDNVLFLDGGDLFHGTLPLVASKGEAIIPALQKMELDGWVPGNWDFAYGKQQLSSLANALPFPAVACNVKEQDSNQSFLKPYMIKEMNGVKLGVIGLTYPYVDETMPESFSKGLSFSKGVEETRHCVEELKEKVDLIVLLSHMGLPLDVELAALVEGIDIILSGHSHDRIEKPITVNGALVVQAGSSASFLGKLEINMEGGKMADYQYELIAIDESFSVDEEMEGIIADILEPYKKERDNVVGRTESTLHRMTLSEAPMDQLITDAYLHAFDDCNLAFSHGWRYGTPVQPGDITEYDLHTIIPTNPEMFTLEMSGKQLMNALEKNLEKVFSRDPFKQKGGYILRSSGLFMAFKPYNPEGNRIQKLLVGGEEFDLKKTYKVAGGGKQLFKGAEANKTYQGVHAVDVIKQFLNEKGLFKANQEPKILSI; translated from the coding sequence ATGACCAAGTTGACGATCATCCAGCAGAATGATACACATGGGAGTTTGTATTTGCATGATGAATTATTTTGGAAAAACAACCAACCTGAGCTAAGTAAAACTGGCGGCCTTCCGAGGATTGCAAAATATATCAAAAATCTTAAATCACAAAAAGATAATGTATTATTCCTTGATGGCGGTGATCTTTTTCATGGGACACTCCCATTAGTTGCTTCAAAAGGAGAAGCAATAATACCAGCTTTGCAAAAGATGGAACTGGATGGCTGGGTCCCGGGAAATTGGGATTTCGCCTATGGAAAACAGCAATTATCTTCATTGGCGAATGCCCTTCCTTTCCCTGCTGTCGCATGCAATGTAAAGGAACAGGATTCCAATCAATCTTTCTTAAAGCCTTATATGATAAAAGAGATGAATGGCGTAAAGCTAGGAGTCATTGGACTCACCTATCCATATGTCGACGAGACGATGCCGGAAAGCTTTTCTAAAGGCCTTTCATTCTCAAAAGGGGTGGAAGAGACCCGTCATTGTGTCGAAGAGTTAAAAGAGAAAGTGGACCTGATTGTGCTGCTAAGCCATATGGGCCTCCCGCTCGATGTTGAACTGGCAGCCCTAGTCGAGGGAATTGATATCATCTTATCCGGACACAGCCATGACCGAATTGAAAAACCGATTACCGTAAATGGTGCTCTTGTCGTTCAAGCAGGTTCAAGTGCTTCTTTCCTTGGAAAGCTGGAGATCAATATGGAAGGCGGTAAAATGGCTGATTATCAGTATGAACTGATAGCAATCGATGAGAGTTTTTCTGTAGATGAGGAAATGGAAGGGATCATTGCCGATATCCTGGAGCCTTACAAGAAGGAACGGGACAATGTCGTAGGGAGGACAGAGTCAACCTTGCACAGGATGACCTTGAGTGAAGCGCCAATGGACCAGCTGATTACTGACGCATATCTTCATGCATTTGACGACTGCAACCTGGCGTTTTCTCATGGCTGGCGTTATGGCACACCCGTTCAGCCTGGTGACATAACCGAATACGATCTGCATACCATTATCCCAACAAATCCAGAAATGTTCACGCTGGAAATGAGCGGGAAGCAGCTGATGAATGCCCTTGAGAAAAATTTGGAGAAGGTTTTCTCAAGGGATCCATTCAAGCAGAAAGGCGGATATATACTAAGGTCTTCTGGCCTGTTCATGGCTTTCAAGCCGTACAACCCTGAAGGAAACAGGATCCAGAAGCTGCTCGTTGGCGGTGAGGAGTTCGATTTGAAAAAGACATACAAAGTCGCAGGAGGCGGGAAGCAGCTGTTCAAAGGCGCTGAAGCCAATAAAACATATCAAGGTGTCCATGCCGTTGATGTTATTAAACAATTTTTAAATGAAAAAGGATTATTCAAAGCAAATCAAGAACCGAAGATCTTGAGCATCTAG